The following are encoded together in the Acidobacteriota bacterium genome:
- a CDS encoding flap endonuclease, protein MYVHLIDGTYELFRHHFGAPSYRNEDGLEVGAVRGVVFSLLGMFRDGATHVAVATDHVIESFRNDMWPGYKTGEGIEPELLAQFPVLEDALDALGVTVWPMVEHEADDGLASGAAMAAADERVVEVRICTPDKDLAQCVDAGRGGRVVQVDRRRGLRWDADGVRDKFGVEPESIPDYLALVGDSADGFPGLRGWGAKSAATVLAHYVHLEEIPDEPWKWAVKVRSRDRLAATLREEREAAELFRELATLVRDAPVRGSVDELRWRGPAPELEAMAERLKAPGLVQQAERLAGEWAEADDAVPF, encoded by the coding sequence ATGTACGTCCACCTGATCGACGGCACCTACGAGCTCTTCCGCCACCACTTCGGTGCGCCGAGCTATCGCAACGAGGACGGGCTCGAGGTGGGAGCGGTGCGTGGAGTCGTCTTCTCCTTGCTGGGCATGTTCCGGGATGGGGCGACCCACGTGGCGGTGGCGACGGACCACGTGATTGAGTCGTTTCGCAACGACATGTGGCCCGGCTACAAGACCGGCGAGGGGATCGAGCCGGAGCTTCTGGCTCAGTTCCCGGTGCTCGAGGACGCCCTGGACGCGCTCGGGGTCACGGTCTGGCCGATGGTGGAGCACGAGGCGGACGACGGACTCGCCAGCGGCGCCGCGATGGCGGCCGCGGATGAACGGGTCGTTGAGGTCCGCATCTGCACGCCGGACAAGGACCTGGCCCAGTGCGTCGACGCCGGCCGGGGCGGCCGGGTAGTGCAGGTCGACCGGCGGCGTGGCCTGCGCTGGGACGCGGACGGCGTCCGGGACAAGTTCGGGGTGGAGCCGGAGTCGATCCCCGACTATCTCGCCCTGGTCGGCGACAGCGCGGACGGATTCCCGGGCTTGCGGGGTTGGGGCGCAAAGTCGGCGGCCACCGTGCTGGCGCACTATGTCCACCTGGAGGAGATTCCGGACGAACCGTGGAAGTGGGCGGTCAAGGTGCGCAGCCGGGATCGGCTGGCGGCGACTCTCAGGGAGGAACGCGAAGCCGCGGAGCTGTTCCGCGAGCTCGCCACGCTGGTGCGCGATGCGCCGGTCAGGGGTTCCGTCGACGAGCTTCGGTGGCGAGGACCCGCCCCGGAACTGGAGGCGATGGCCGAGAGGTTGAAGGCGCCGGGGCTCGTGCAGCAGGCTGAGCGGCTCGCCGGCGAGTGGGCCGAAGCGGACGACGCGGTCCCCTTCTGA
- a CDS encoding glucose 1-dehydrogenase, translating to MPILDFSLTNQVALVTGASRGIGEAIARGFAEQGATVILASRKQEGLDRVAESIEADGGKAVPIACHAGNVDQIAGLVERIESEFGRLDILVNNAATNPYFGPAIDMPEWAFDKTLEVNLKGYFVHIQQAARLMKKQGSGNVISVASIAGLRPGPNELTYALTKAAVLNMTRGWAKELGQYGIRVNAIAPGVVETYFASVLVDSEEKRQAIASRTPVGRHAQPNEIAGAAVFLASKMGSYVTGATIVMDGGSSA from the coding sequence ATGCCCATCCTCGACTTCAGCCTCACCAACCAGGTCGCCCTCGTTACCGGCGCCTCGCGCGGCATCGGGGAGGCCATCGCGCGCGGCTTCGCCGAGCAGGGGGCGACCGTCATCCTCGCGTCGCGGAAGCAGGAAGGGCTCGACAGGGTAGCCGAGTCAATCGAGGCCGACGGCGGCAAGGCGGTGCCTATCGCCTGTCACGCCGGCAACGTGGATCAGATCGCGGGCCTGGTCGAGCGCATCGAGAGCGAGTTCGGGCGACTCGACATCCTGGTGAACAATGCCGCCACGAACCCCTACTTCGGGCCGGCGATTGACATGCCGGAATGGGCTTTCGACAAGACCCTGGAAGTCAACCTCAAGGGGTACTTCGTCCATATCCAGCAGGCTGCGCGGTTGATGAAGAAGCAGGGTTCGGGCAACGTGATCAGCGTCGCCTCGATCGCCGGCCTCCGCCCCGGACCAAACGAGTTGACCTACGCGCTGACCAAGGCGGCGGTGCTGAACATGACCCGCGGCTGGGCCAAGGAACTCGGCCAGTACGGCATCCGGGTGAACGCGATCGCGCCCGGCGTGGTGGAGACCTACTTCGCCAGCGTGCTCGTCGACTCCGAGGAGAAGCGGCAGGCGATCGCCAGTCGGACACCCGTCGGACGGCACGCACAGCCGAACGAGATCGCCGGCGCCGCCGTCTTCCTGGCCTCCAAGATGGGCAGCTACGTGACGGGAGCGACGATCGTCATGGACGGCGGCTCCTCCGCCTGA
- a CDS encoding methylenetetrahydrofolate reductase: protein MKLIDKLRTAASERRPFYSFEYFPPKTEAGIENLYARIERMGRLEPAFVDVTWGAGGSTAELTFELASTIENVLGIETMMHLTCTNMPRRKIAAVLENCRERGIGNILALRGDPPRGGGAWSPVADGFSHASDLVRFIREEHGDHFGICVGGYPEGHPEASSRERDLDYLAEKVATGADFVITQMFYEPELYFRFLGDCRERGVDCPIVPGLAPINGYLSFQRITGFGASAPPEIVSEIEARRFHDASVREYGQDLLAGICRRLLDGGAPGLHFYTLNLERSVQVILDRLGIVPERIERVLPWRSATAVQRPREDVRPIFWANRPKSYLARTQDWDEFPNGRWGDAGSPAFGDLGDHHLAFRPIKADVARERWGRELPSIDQVREVFAGFCRGDVDGIPWYDWPLDLESEPLRSALVRLNLAGLLTINSQPRVNGAASDDPAVGWGGAGGRVYQKAYLEFFVAPEQVSPLLAALDRKPSLTYHAIDRSGTAWSNCDSVNAVTWGVFPGEEIRQPTIVDPRSFEVWKDEAFDLWLSSWAAVYEEDSESRRLLQRIHDTYFLVNVVDNDYVDGDLLGYLLEAVQAEEPPSMTIVAPVT from the coding sequence GTGAAACTGATCGACAAGCTGCGCACCGCGGCGTCCGAGAGACGGCCGTTCTACTCGTTCGAGTACTTCCCTCCGAAGACGGAGGCGGGGATCGAGAACCTTTACGCGCGCATTGAGCGCATGGGACGGCTGGAGCCGGCGTTCGTCGACGTGACCTGGGGCGCGGGCGGCAGCACCGCTGAACTTACCTTCGAGCTCGCGAGCACGATCGAGAACGTGCTCGGCATCGAGACGATGATGCACCTGACCTGCACCAACATGCCGCGCCGGAAGATCGCGGCGGTGCTCGAGAACTGTCGCGAGCGCGGCATCGGCAACATCCTGGCCTTGCGCGGCGATCCGCCGCGCGGAGGCGGCGCCTGGTCGCCCGTCGCCGACGGCTTTTCCCACGCTTCGGACCTGGTGCGGTTCATCCGCGAAGAGCACGGGGACCACTTTGGAATCTGTGTGGGCGGTTACCCGGAAGGTCACCCGGAGGCTTCGAGCCGGGAGCGCGATCTCGACTATCTGGCCGAGAAGGTTGCGACCGGAGCGGACTTCGTGATCACGCAGATGTTCTACGAGCCGGAGCTGTACTTCCGCTTCCTGGGGGACTGCCGGGAGCGCGGCGTGGACTGTCCGATCGTTCCGGGACTGGCGCCCATCAACGGATACCTGTCCTTTCAGCGCATCACGGGCTTCGGCGCCAGTGCGCCGCCCGAGATCGTCAGCGAGATCGAGGCGCGGCGGTTCCACGACGCGTCCGTGCGCGAGTACGGCCAGGATCTGTTGGCCGGCATCTGTCGCCGGCTGCTCGACGGCGGCGCGCCCGGCCTTCACTTCTACACCCTGAACCTCGAGCGTTCGGTGCAGGTCATCCTCGACCGCCTCGGCATCGTGCCGGAGCGCATCGAACGGGTCCTGCCGTGGCGGAGCGCGACGGCGGTTCAGCGCCCCAGGGAGGACGTTCGCCCGATTTTCTGGGCCAACCGGCCGAAGAGCTACCTCGCCCGGACCCAGGACTGGGACGAGTTTCCGAACGGGCGCTGGGGCGATGCCGGTTCACCCGCGTTCGGCGATCTCGGCGATCACCATCTCGCCTTCCGACCGATCAAGGCCGATGTGGCCCGTGAGCGGTGGGGCCGCGAGCTGCCCTCGATCGACCAGGTGCGGGAGGTCTTCGCGGGTTTCTGTCGCGGCGACGTCGACGGGATCCCCTGGTACGACTGGCCGTTGGACCTGGAGAGCGAACCGCTGCGCAGCGCCCTTGTGCGGCTGAACCTGGCGGGTCTGCTGACGATCAACTCGCAGCCGCGCGTGAACGGCGCTGCTTCCGACGATCCCGCGGTCGGCTGGGGCGGCGCTGGAGGCCGCGTCTACCAGAAGGCGTACCTGGAGTTCTTCGTGGCGCCGGAGCAGGTGTCGCCGCTACTGGCCGCACTGGACCGGAAGCCGAGCCTGACGTACCACGCGATCGACCGGTCCGGTACGGCCTGGAGCAACTGCGACTCGGTCAACGCGGTGACCTGGGGCGTGTTCCCGGGCGAGGAGATTCGCCAGCCGACGATCGTCGACCCGCGTTCCTTCGAGGTCTGGAAGGACGAGGCCTTCGACCTGTGGCTGTCCTCCTGGGCGGCGGTGTACGAAGAAGACAGCGAGTCACGCCGCCTGCTCCAGAGGATCCACGACACGTACTTCCTCGTCAACGTGGTCGACAACGACTACGTCGATGGCGATCTGCTCGGTTACCTGCTCGAGGCGGTTCAGGCGGAGGAGCCGCCGTCCATGACGATCGTCGCTCCCGTCACGTAG